One genomic region from Maridesulfovibrio ferrireducens encodes:
- the hysA gene encoding NiFeSe hydrogenase large subunit HysA, with amino-acid sequence MSKSSTPAKDGKIKIAIDPVSRIEGHLKAEVVVKDGKVVDAWLSGGMYRGFENILVGRDPRDAAQLTQRLCGVCPTAHSTAACLALDDACDVKITKNGRVTRNLIFGANYLQSHLLHFYHLAALDFVRGPGKAPFVPRFDQPDLRLDEKTNAVAVDQYIKALEIRRICHEMVALFGGKMPHISGQVVGGTTEIPTKEKLAEYASRFKEVRKFVAETYLPTVYLIGSVYKDLFKIGGGYKNCMSYGVFPMDEEGTKTLIDSGVYIDGKDEKFNPALIKEFVKYSWFEDSCSDLHPSKGKTIPDVHKEGAYSFIKASRYNKKPVEVGPLARMWIHNPELSEIGKKQLKDLYGIKAVKFRDLGEDLAFSLMGRHVARAEEALIVADAINDTWLKEIKAGEDTYVESKVPVTGEGIGFTEAPRGSLLHYINIQDSKVANYQLMPATLWNTNPRDDMGQRGPVEEALIGCPVPDTGSPVDISRIIRSFDP; translated from the coding sequence ATGTCAAAATCAAGTACGCCCGCTAAAGACGGGAAAATAAAGATTGCCATTGACCCGGTTAGCCGGATTGAAGGTCACCTCAAAGCTGAGGTTGTTGTTAAAGACGGAAAAGTTGTAGATGCCTGGCTTTCAGGTGGTATGTACCGCGGTTTTGAGAATATTCTGGTTGGTCGTGATCCTCGCGATGCAGCTCAGTTGACTCAGAGACTTTGCGGTGTATGTCCTACAGCTCATTCTACCGCAGCTTGTTTAGCTCTTGATGACGCTTGTGATGTCAAAATTACCAAAAATGGTAGAGTCACAAGAAACCTCATCTTCGGTGCTAACTACTTGCAGTCTCATCTTCTGCATTTTTATCATCTTGCAGCTTTGGATTTCGTTAGAGGACCAGGTAAAGCGCCTTTCGTCCCTCGTTTCGATCAGCCAGATCTTCGTTTGGATGAAAAAACCAATGCAGTAGCAGTTGATCAGTATATTAAGGCTCTTGAAATTCGTCGTATCTGCCATGAAATGGTAGCTCTCTTCGGTGGAAAAATGCCTCATATCTCTGGTCAGGTTGTTGGTGGAACTACTGAAATTCCGACTAAGGAAAAGCTTGCAGAATATGCCAGCCGCTTCAAAGAAGTTCGGAAATTTGTAGCTGAAACCTATCTTCCTACCGTTTATCTTATCGGATCTGTTTATAAAGATCTGTTTAAGATCGGTGGTGGTTACAAGAACTGTATGTCATACGGTGTATTCCCAATGGATGAAGAGGGTACTAAAACTCTCATCGATTCCGGTGTATACATTGATGGTAAAGATGAGAAATTTAATCCTGCTCTTATTAAAGAGTTCGTTAAATATTCATGGTTCGAAGACTCTTGTTCCGATCTCCATCCGAGCAAAGGTAAGACCATTCCGGATGTTCACAAAGAAGGAGCTTACAGCTTCATCAAAGCTTCTCGTTACAACAAGAAGCCTGTTGAAGTTGGTCCTCTTGCTCGCATGTGGATACATAATCCAGAACTCAGTGAAATCGGTAAAAAACAGCTTAAAGACCTCTACGGTATCAAAGCTGTTAAATTCCGTGATCTCGGAGAAGATCTTGCATTCTCTCTTATGGGTCGTCACGTTGCACGTGCTGAGGAAGCTCTCATTGTTGCTGATGCAATCAATGATACTTGGCTCAAGGAAATTAAAGCCGGCGAAGATACATACGTCGAGTCTAAAGTTCCTGTAACTGGTGAAGGTATCGGATTCACTGAAGCTCCTCGCGGATCTTTGCTGCATTACATAAATATTCAGGATTCTAAAGTAGCTAACTACCAGCTTATGCCTGCTACTCTCTGGAACACAAACCCTCGTGATGACATGGGGCAGCGTGGACCTGTTGAGGAAGCTCTCATCGGTTGTCCAGTTCCAGACACTGGAAGTCCTGTAGACATATCAAGGATCATTAGATCCTTTGATCCATGA
- a CDS encoding M23 family metallopeptidase, with product MARNKSRVVPFIILIITLGLLSGGAYLLYKDTDAPQITITPDNGFITFTTPIAVNINDAESGLKAVKIVLTQGKKKTTLKEQTLPKGTFDYNQEIIIKKKQIKQGDFEIAVWAVDSSLAGFGSGNAIIARGNYTLDTIAPKITVQTSTHNLTQGGCALILYTLDETPMKTGVKSGDDFFPGYKQPNGEYACLFAMPFYSDVKTFNPVLVAEDAAKNKRTSTFWYHTNAKKYKHDNINISDRFLSTKMPQFESSFPGVTNPVDLFLKVNRELRVTNRAELRKLGLDTSPTFLFEKKFLRLPNSASRASFGDRRTYLHNGKKIDNQTHLGIDLASTRHAPIPAANKGRIILAAQDFGIYGNAVIIDHGLGLQTLYSHLSQIDVAVGDVVDSGQIIGKTGATGMAGGDHLHYGVICSGIPVNPYEWWDETWIKNNITSKMDQPSD from the coding sequence ATGGCAAGAAACAAGAGTCGCGTGGTTCCGTTCATAATATTGATTATAACTTTAGGGCTTCTCAGTGGAGGAGCATATCTATTATATAAAGATACAGACGCGCCACAAATTACAATAACCCCGGACAATGGCTTTATAACGTTTACAACACCGATCGCAGTTAATATAAATGATGCGGAGTCAGGTCTTAAAGCTGTAAAAATTGTTTTAACTCAAGGCAAAAAGAAAACCACTCTTAAGGAACAAACTCTGCCGAAAGGAACTTTTGATTATAATCAAGAAATCATAATCAAGAAAAAACAAATTAAACAAGGTGATTTTGAGATTGCTGTATGGGCTGTAGACAGCTCGCTTGCCGGATTCGGCAGCGGAAATGCGATTATTGCCAGAGGCAACTACACGCTTGATACCATTGCCCCCAAAATAACAGTGCAGACAAGCACTCATAACCTGACTCAAGGCGGCTGCGCTTTGATTCTTTATACGCTTGATGAAACTCCAATGAAAACAGGCGTGAAGTCGGGAGATGATTTTTTCCCGGGGTATAAACAACCTAACGGCGAATATGCGTGCCTTTTTGCCATGCCGTTTTACTCTGATGTAAAAACCTTCAATCCAGTTTTAGTAGCTGAAGATGCAGCAAAAAACAAAAGAACCAGCACCTTTTGGTATCATACGAATGCCAAAAAATATAAACACGACAACATTAATATTTCAGACCGCTTTTTGAGCACAAAAATGCCTCAATTTGAAAGCAGTTTCCCGGGAGTTACAAATCCGGTAGATCTCTTTCTGAAAGTTAATCGCGAATTACGTGTAACCAACAGAGCTGAACTACGAAAACTCGGGCTTGATACCTCTCCGACCTTTCTCTTTGAAAAGAAATTCTTGAGATTGCCGAATTCCGCATCACGTGCCAGCTTTGGGGATCGTAGAACCTACCTGCACAATGGCAAAAAAATAGATAACCAGACTCATTTGGGAATAGACCTCGCAAGCACAAGACATGCTCCTATTCCAGCGGCTAACAAAGGGCGCATTATTCTGGCCGCTCAGGATTTCGGGATATATGGAAATGCAGTCATTATTGATCACGGCTTAGGACTGCAAACTCTGTACTCACACCTCAGCCAGATCGACGTTGCTGTAGGGGATGTCGTAGACTCCGGACAGATAATAGGAAAAACAGGAGCAACCGGTATGGCCGGTGGAGATCATCTCCACTATGGAGTTATTTGTTCCGGAATTCCCGTCAATCCATATGAATGGTGGGACGAAACATGGATAAAAAACAATATCACCAGCAAAATGGACCAGCCATCGGACTAA
- the hysB gene encoding NiFeSe hydrogenase small subunit, whose translation MSLTRRDFVKLCTGTVAGFGVSQMFNPSVVQALEKFVPHVFWIQGQGCTGCSVSLLNSVHPSIAKVLLDVITLDFHPTIMGSEGEVAWGHMTDVAKEQKGKYIVIFEGSVPVAENGHYCILGEKDGKEYTMLETTLEMAKNAAVVVNVGTCAAYGGIPAAEGNVTGSTSVTKVLADNGIKTPVVNVPGCPPHPDWMIGTLVYAINAIEEKGLEGGLGEVVKILDSEGRPTPFFGENIHDNCPYLSKFDEDEFSKVFTDKENCRYELGCKGPSANADCFKRKWNGGVNWCVENAVCLGCVEPGFPDEMSPFYEAG comes from the coding sequence ATGAGTTTGACCAGGCGAGATTTCGTGAAATTGTGCACAGGAACAGTGGCTGGCTTTGGGGTTTCCCAGATGTTCAACCCGAGCGTTGTGCAAGCACTTGAGAAGTTTGTACCACATGTATTCTGGATACAGGGACAGGGCTGTACCGGATGTTCGGTTTCACTTCTTAATTCAGTGCATCCTTCCATTGCGAAGGTTTTGCTAGATGTAATTACACTCGATTTTCATCCGACCATTATGGGGTCTGAAGGTGAAGTTGCTTGGGGACACATGACAGATGTGGCTAAAGAGCAGAAGGGTAAATACATTGTTATTTTTGAAGGATCAGTACCAGTGGCAGAAAATGGTCACTATTGTATCCTCGGTGAAAAAGACGGCAAAGAGTATACCATGCTTGAGACTACTCTTGAAATGGCCAAGAACGCTGCCGTTGTTGTTAACGTCGGTACTTGTGCTGCTTATGGTGGTATTCCTGCTGCTGAAGGTAACGTTACTGGATCTACTTCCGTAACAAAAGTACTTGCTGATAACGGTATTAAGACTCCTGTAGTCAATGTTCCCGGCTGTCCTCCACATCCTGATTGGATGATTGGAACTCTTGTTTACGCTATTAATGCGATTGAAGAGAAAGGACTTGAAGGCGGACTTGGTGAAGTTGTCAAAATTCTTGACTCCGAAGGGCGTCCTACACCTTTCTTTGGCGAAAACATTCATGACAATTGTCCTTATCTTTCTAAATTTGATGAGGATGAATTTTCTAAAGTTTTCACTGATAAAGAAAACTGTCGTTACGAACTCGGCTGTAAAGGTCCGAGCGCTAATGCCGATTGCTTTAAACGCAAATGGAATGGCGGCGTTAACTGGTGTGTAGAGAACGCAGTATGTCTTGGTTGCGTGGAACCGGGATTCCCGGATGAAATGTCCCCATTCTACGAAGCCGGTTAA
- the lon gene encoding endopeptidase La yields MSSTIFEGGNESAEKNILPMMSLREVVMFPRSIVPLFVGREASIKAIEEAISEHDKKIFLVTQEFPEKEKPEPEDLFRVGTVSKILQMLRLPDGTIKVLFEGLYRAQWDPQADGKTFDDVFPLVSLETIEDLPADVNVTEALVRSVHTALESFGKVNKKLAPETVLAISTIRTAGKLADSIMPHLKVEFTKKQVILEMTDPLKRLEAVYELLLGEIEIVSIEKRVKNRVKGQMEKNQREYYLNEQLKAINKEMGREDDPQSEAQALEEQLDAKKMDDESRERVRKEIKKLRQMAPSSAEYTVVRNYVDWIMELPWNEYKKVELNIAEARNILDEDHYGLEKPKERILEYMAVQSLVETIKGPILCFVGPPGVGKTSIARSIARAMDREFVRLSLGGVRDEAEIRGHRRTYVGALPGKIIHSLRRCEYSNPVICLDEVDKMSTDFRGDPSSALLEVLDPEQNGTFSDHYLDLDYDLSKIFFITTANDLNSIPGPLQDRMEIIRLPGYLETEKTQIAKKFLLPKQISEHGLKTDNIAVSDSAMLEIVRTYTREAGVRSLEREIAKICRKTAMKIVEADDKAQNIHVTKNNLAKILGVHKYSHGSSEEKSLIGVATGLAYTQVGGEMLMVEVVLMPGKGKVVITGKLGEVMQESAQAALSYIRSRSDLFGLKPNFHEKIDIHVHVPEGAIPKDGPSAGITLCTAMASAFLNVPVRHDLAMTGEITLRGRVLPIGGLREKLLAAHRGLSKVVLIPAENEKDLKEVPDTILKDLEIIPVENMDQVLSHALESLTAEELFRGKNNITPIALTLIKEEYQPPTH; encoded by the coding sequence ATGTCGTCCACAATATTCGAAGGTGGCAACGAATCCGCCGAAAAAAATATTCTTCCAATGATGTCACTGCGGGAAGTCGTAATGTTCCCGCGTTCTATAGTACCTCTTTTTGTAGGGCGCGAGGCATCTATAAAAGCCATTGAAGAAGCTATTTCGGAACATGACAAAAAGATTTTTCTTGTCACTCAGGAATTTCCAGAGAAGGAAAAACCTGAGCCTGAAGACCTTTTCAGGGTCGGTACAGTAAGTAAAATTCTCCAGATGCTCAGACTTCCTGACGGCACAATTAAAGTCCTTTTTGAAGGTCTTTACCGTGCACAGTGGGATCCTCAGGCTGACGGGAAAACTTTTGATGATGTTTTTCCTCTGGTCAGTCTGGAAACGATTGAAGATCTTCCGGCTGATGTAAATGTTACAGAGGCGCTTGTCCGTTCTGTTCACACCGCTCTTGAGAGTTTTGGGAAAGTTAATAAAAAGTTGGCTCCGGAAACTGTTCTGGCTATTTCGACCATTCGAACAGCTGGAAAGTTAGCTGATTCAATTATGCCTCATCTTAAAGTCGAGTTTACCAAGAAGCAGGTTATTCTTGAAATGACTGACCCGCTTAAGAGACTTGAGGCTGTTTATGAACTTTTGCTGGGTGAAATTGAAATCGTGTCCATCGAAAAGCGTGTGAAAAATCGCGTGAAAGGGCAGATGGAAAAGAACCAGCGTGAATATTATCTTAACGAACAACTCAAAGCCATCAACAAAGAGATGGGACGCGAGGATGATCCGCAGTCGGAAGCTCAAGCTCTTGAAGAACAACTTGACGCTAAAAAGATGGATGATGAATCCCGCGAGCGCGTTCGTAAAGAAATTAAAAAACTTCGCCAGATGGCTCCTTCTTCCGCAGAATACACAGTTGTCCGTAACTATGTTGACTGGATTATGGAGCTGCCTTGGAACGAATATAAAAAAGTTGAACTTAATATTGCAGAAGCCCGTAATATCCTGGATGAAGATCATTATGGTCTTGAGAAGCCGAAAGAGCGCATTCTCGAATATATGGCTGTTCAGTCTCTTGTTGAAACAATAAAGGGACCGATTCTCTGTTTTGTTGGTCCTCCCGGAGTTGGTAAGACTTCTATCGCCCGGTCCATTGCAAGAGCTATGGATCGTGAGTTTGTTCGTCTGTCTCTCGGTGGTGTGCGCGATGAGGCCGAGATCAGAGGTCATCGCCGTACATATGTCGGAGCGCTTCCCGGTAAGATCATTCATTCACTCAGACGTTGCGAATACAGCAACCCCGTTATCTGTCTTGATGAAGTTGATAAAATGAGCACTGATTTCAGAGGCGATCCTTCTTCTGCCTTGCTTGAAGTCCTTGATCCTGAGCAGAACGGAACCTTTAGTGATCATTACCTTGATTTGGACTATGATCTTTCAAAGATCTTTTTCATAACTACTGCTAATGATCTAAATTCTATTCCGGGTCCGTTGCAGGACAGAATGGAAATTATACGTCTTCCGGGGTATCTTGAAACTGAAAAAACTCAAATAGCCAAGAAGTTTCTTTTGCCCAAACAGATCTCTGAGCACGGTTTAAAAACTGATAATATTGCTGTTTCTGACAGTGCTATGCTTGAGATTGTCCGTACATATACAAGAGAAGCCGGTGTTCGAAGTCTTGAACGTGAGATTGCTAAAATATGCCGCAAGACTGCAATGAAGATTGTTGAGGCTGACGATAAAGCTCAGAATATTCATGTAACAAAAAATAATCTTGCAAAGATACTGGGTGTTCATAAATACAGTCATGGCTCCAGTGAAGAAAAGTCTCTTATAGGTGTTGCCACAGGACTGGCTTATACTCAGGTCGGCGGCGAAATGCTTATGGTTGAAGTCGTTCTTATGCCGGGTAAAGGGAAAGTTGTTATCACCGGGAAGCTTGGCGAAGTTATGCAGGAGTCTGCACAGGCCGCTCTTTCATATATCCGCTCACGTTCGGACCTGTTCGGTTTGAAGCCTAACTTCCATGAGAAGATAGACATTCATGTTCATGTTCCCGAAGGGGCAATCCCTAAAGACGGACCTTCTGCGGGGATTACTCTTTGTACCGCGATGGCGTCAGCGTTTTTGAACGTGCCGGTGCGCCATGATCTAGCCATGACAGGTGAAATTACGTTGCGTGGACGAGTCCTTCCCATCGGGGGGCTTAGAGAAAAACTGCTTGCCGCTCATAGAGGACTTTCAAAGGTAGTTCTTATTCCTGCTGAGAATGAAAAAGATCTTAAAGAAGTTCCAGATACAATTTTGAAAGATCTGGAAATTATCCCGGTTGAAAATATGGATCAGGTTTTAAGTCATGCTCTTGAAAGTCTGACGGCGGAAGAATTATTCAGAGGAAAGAATAACATTACTCCTATCGCCTTGACTCTTATAAAGGAGGAGTATCAGCCTCCTACTCATTAA
- a CDS encoding CBS domain-containing protein: MLKVTDLMTNKLFTLNENDTLRMARSLMDLQRIRHIPIVNEKSVFIGLITHRDILGATISHLAGIDPTTQGEIDSGIPVGEIMRTGIKTVTSETLLKEAAYLLLNHKYGCLPVVNEVGELTGILTEADFLKLTISLMEALEQTEE; encoded by the coding sequence ATGCTGAAAGTTACTGATCTAATGACAAACAAACTGTTCACTCTCAATGAAAATGACACCTTGAGAATGGCCCGCTCCTTGATGGATCTACAAAGAATCAGACATATCCCGATCGTAAACGAAAAGAGTGTTTTTATCGGCCTGATTACCCACAGAGACATACTTGGAGCAACTATTTCACATTTAGCAGGAATTGATCCCACAACTCAGGGTGAAATTGACTCAGGTATTCCCGTAGGGGAAATAATGAGAACCGGTATTAAGACCGTTACCTCAGAAACACTGCTGAAAGAGGCTGCGTACTTGCTGCTTAACCACAAATACGGATGTTTACCCGTGGTAAATGAAGTAGGTGAACTGACAGGGATTCTGACTGAAGCAGACTTCTTGAAGCTGACTATAAGCCTTATGGAAGCTTTAGAACAAACCGAAGAGTAA
- a CDS encoding DUF368 domain-containing protein codes for MNLIQAWNNGPGPNSIREYLILMLKGLCMGVADIIPGVSGGTMAFITGIYDQLIDSIRSFNGTFIKKLVTFDLIGAVAVPHLKFIIPLLFGIVLAMVSMARIIHSLLGSHPVQVWSLFFGLIASSILVVGRRIGKFSFKNILSGVLGAIFSFVLVGLIPVTTPDTLWFVFICASISICAMILPGISGAFILLLLGKYEYITGALRNPASPENTAILIVFVCGCACGISLFSRVLHYFLEKHHGVTISILTGFMAGAMRKIWPWKEVLDSVVIRGKTHVLSEANILPSAYNEEFATAVGLMVVGFAIVIILEWISSAQRS; via the coding sequence ATGAATTTAATTCAAGCATGGAACAACGGTCCCGGGCCGAACTCTATTCGTGAGTATCTGATTTTGATGCTCAAGGGATTGTGTATGGGCGTTGCCGACATTATTCCGGGAGTATCCGGCGGAACAATGGCCTTTATCACAGGTATCTATGATCAATTGATAGATTCCATCCGTTCGTTTAATGGAACCTTCATTAAGAAATTAGTTACATTTGATTTGATAGGCGCTGTGGCTGTGCCTCATTTGAAATTTATAATTCCACTCCTTTTTGGCATTGTTCTGGCCATGGTTTCAATGGCCCGCATAATTCATTCTCTTCTTGGCAGTCACCCGGTTCAAGTCTGGTCTCTCTTTTTCGGGCTTATTGCTTCTTCCATTTTGGTGGTAGGCCGGAGAATTGGTAAATTTTCCTTTAAAAATATTTTGTCCGGTGTACTCGGGGCTATTTTCAGTTTCGTTCTGGTCGGATTGATTCCTGTTACGACTCCTGATACTTTGTGGTTTGTTTTTATATGCGCTTCAATATCTATTTGTGCCATGATTCTGCCGGGAATAAGCGGAGCCTTTATTCTGCTGCTGCTCGGTAAATATGAGTACATCACTGGAGCACTTCGAAACCCGGCAAGTCCTGAAAATACAGCTATCCTGATCGTATTTGTATGCGGGTGTGCCTGTGGAATTTCTCTGTTTTCTCGCGTTCTTCATTATTTTCTTGAAAAGCATCATGGTGTTACGATCAGCATCCTTACAGGATTTATGGCTGGTGCCATGCGTAAAATATGGCCGTGGAAAGAGGTTCTTGATTCAGTGGTTATTCGCGGGAAGACTCATGTTTTGAGTGAAGCAAATATTTTGCCTTCCGCTTATAATGAGGAGTTTGCTACGGCTGTTGGATTAATGGTTGTCGGCTTTGCAATAGTAATAATTTTGGAATGGATATCTTCAGCTCAAAGGAGCTGA
- a CDS encoding Mrp/NBP35 family ATP-binding protein: MSSSCGSCSTEKKEGDKPNAAHALQNELISSTLKRIKYKIFVMSGKGGVGKSSVAVNIAAALADKGFKVGILDVDIHGPSVPHLLGITGQLEVERGNLVVPKKVNDNLHVVSMESLLKDPDQAVLWRGPMKTSAIRQFISDVQWGDLDFLVIDSPPGTGDEPMTVLKTIPESLAVVVTTPQEISLADVRKAINFLQYAKANIMGVVENMSGLICPHCHEQIDLFKRGGGEQLAEKYGLPFLGAIPLDPTAVVAADLGKPVVLLEESSPAKTAFRAVADKIAEAAESSLEIASSTHS; this comes from the coding sequence ATGAGTTCATCATGTGGATCCTGCTCAACAGAAAAGAAAGAGGGCGATAAACCAAACGCTGCTCATGCTCTTCAGAATGAGTTAATTTCTTCTACCTTGAAGAGAATTAAATACAAAATTTTTGTTATGAGCGGGAAAGGCGGAGTTGGTAAAAGTTCTGTAGCAGTTAATATTGCTGCAGCTCTCGCGGATAAGGGCTTTAAAGTCGGTATTCTGGACGTTGATATTCATGGTCCAAGTGTTCCGCATTTGCTTGGAATCACCGGACAGCTTGAAGTTGAACGTGGAAACCTCGTTGTTCCCAAGAAAGTGAATGATAACCTCCATGTTGTTTCAATGGAATCTTTGCTTAAAGACCCTGATCAGGCTGTTCTTTGGCGTGGTCCTATGAAAACTTCCGCTATCAGACAATTTATTTCGGACGTTCAGTGGGGAGATTTGGACTTTCTGGTTATTGATTCCCCTCCAGGAACCGGTGATGAGCCAATGACTGTGCTCAAGACTATTCCGGAGTCTTTAGCCGTTGTTGTAACTACTCCACAGGAAATTTCTCTTGCGGATGTAAGGAAAGCTATTAATTTTCTTCAGTATGCCAAGGCTAATATCATGGGCGTTGTAGAAAATATGAGCGGCCTTATTTGTCCTCATTGTCATGAGCAGATAGATCTGTTTAAAAGAGGTGGCGGTGAGCAGTTGGCTGAAAAATACGGATTGCCTTTCCTTGGTGCAATTCCTCTAGATCCTACAGCTGTTGTTGCAGCGGATCTCGGTAAACCTGTTGTTCTTCTTGAAGAGAGCTCTCCCGCTAAAACAGCATTCAGAGCTGTTGCTGATAAAATAGCAGAGGCTGCTGAAAGTAGTTTGGAAATTGCTTCCAGCACTCACTCTTAG
- a CDS encoding protein-L-isoaspartate(D-aspartate) O-methyltransferase encodes MRIDPKFSRTKMVEEQIVARGVVDQNVLSAMRKVQRHLFVQGALADRAYADSALPIGEGQTISQPFIVAYMSELLQIKSGHKVLEIGTGSGYQAAVLGEMGAEVYSVERIRKLFIAARTLLFDLRYFNIRLKLDDGTMGWPDEAPFDRIIVTAGGPEIPQYLIDQLADHGRMVIPVGKEKRRQQLILVTKEDGKVTETDMGGCAFVDLVGKQGW; translated from the coding sequence GTGCGGATTGATCCAAAGTTCAGCAGAACTAAAATGGTTGAAGAGCAGATTGTAGCCCGTGGTGTGGTTGATCAAAATGTTTTATCAGCTATGCGTAAGGTTCAAAGGCATCTTTTTGTGCAGGGAGCTCTTGCTGACAGGGCATATGCCGACAGTGCTCTTCCTATCGGGGAAGGGCAGACTATTTCTCAGCCGTTTATTGTTGCTTACATGTCGGAACTTTTACAGATCAAGTCCGGACATAAAGTTCTGGAAATTGGAACCGGTTCTGGATATCAGGCAGCAGTACTGGGTGAAATGGGCGCTGAAGTTTATTCCGTTGAAAGAATACGTAAACTTTTTATTGCCGCACGAACTCTTCTTTTTGATCTGAGGTATTTTAATATTCGTCTAAAACTTGATGATGGTACAATGGGATGGCCTGATGAAGCCCCTTTTGACCGGATTATAGTTACAGCCGGTGGGCCGGAAATACCTCAATATTTGATAGATCAGCTTGCCGATCATGGCAGAATGGTTATACCTGTTGGGAAAGAAAAGAGAAGACAGCAACTTATTCTGGTTACAAAGGAAGACGGTAAAGTCACAGAGACAGATATGGGCGGATGTGCATTTGTTGATCTTGTGGGGAAACAGGGCTGGTAA
- a CDS encoding serine hydrolase produces the protein MNHIKLKKIIVTFIFIIALGIAVRTAVSASTSATDRNELETAFKGAVQELHIPGGVMFIRSPTGERWAFSAGVRTISRGGPLVPMTSNLKFRIGSITKTFVASVMLMLVQEGIVNLDTLVRDVLPGVIEEDDNVTIRQLLQMRSGLGNFSTDKLFLKNFRKQPWKSWSPVELLSFSPDKKSRSVSNVSFDSSYSFEYSNSNYVVLGLIIEKLTKDKIENQIYRRILKPLKLKNTSFPTRSSSLSEPYAKGYDFNPVTGEVTNLSQRINPSWAWGSGNGVSTAQDLMKWLRAYLNGFKIDESLLSEQMKLIPTGFSGVSYGLGVMSKHGAIGHNGNYAGIYTSIACRFRGYDFVILTNGQSNGGGSDATAESVFWQVVNNSGLFKN, from the coding sequence ATGAATCACATAAAACTAAAAAAGATAATTGTAACATTCATTTTTATCATAGCACTTGGGATAGCTGTGAGGACTGCTGTTTCAGCTTCTACAAGTGCGACTGATCGTAATGAACTTGAAACAGCTTTTAAAGGTGCTGTACAGGAGCTTCATATTCCAGGAGGGGTTATGTTTATTCGTAGTCCTACTGGAGAGCGATGGGCTTTTTCTGCTGGAGTAAGGACTATCAGCCGTGGTGGGCCATTGGTTCCCATGACTTCAAATTTAAAATTTAGAATAGGAAGCATAACTAAAACATTTGTTGCATCAGTAATGCTCATGCTTGTGCAGGAAGGAATTGTAAATCTTGATACTCTTGTGCGTGATGTTTTGCCCGGAGTTATCGAAGAGGATGATAACGTTACAATTCGTCAGCTTTTACAAATGAGAAGCGGACTCGGAAATTTTTCAACCGATAAATTATTTTTAAAAAATTTTAGAAAACAGCCGTGGAAATCATGGTCTCCTGTCGAACTCCTGTCTTTTAGTCCTGATAAAAAATCTAGATCAGTTTCCAATGTTTCCTTCGATTCAAGTTATTCTTTTGAGTACAGTAATTCAAATTACGTTGTGCTTGGGTTGATTATTGAAAAACTCACCAAAGACAAAATTGAAAATCAGATATACCGCAGAATTTTGAAACCTTTAAAACTGAAAAATACGTCCTTTCCAACCCGCAGTTCCAGTTTGTCCGAGCCTTACGCAAAAGGGTATGATTTCAATCCGGTAACTGGAGAAGTTACTAACTTGAGTCAGAGGATTAATCCTTCGTGGGCATGGGGTTCTGGAAACGGTGTTTCAACGGCACAAGATTTAATGAAATGGCTTAGGGCTTATTTAAACGGATTCAAAATTGATGAGAGTTTACTGAGCGAGCAGATGAAACTGATTCCGACAGGTTTTTCGGGCGTTTCGTATGGTCTTGGAGTAATGAGTAAGCATGGAGCCATTGGTCATAATGGTAATTATGCAGGAATATACACTTCAATTGCATGTAGATTCAGAGGTTATGATTTTGTTATTTTAACAAATGGCCAATCAAACGGAGGAGGGAGTGATGCCACTGCTGAATCTGTTTTTTGGCAGGTCGTTAATAATTCGGGTCTTTTCAAAAACTAA
- the hysD gene encoding NiFeSe hydrogenase maturation protease, whose protein sequence is MKKLLVLGVGNILLMDEGVGVHAIEALRKEEWPENVHMVDGGTFTQDLFHVLEGYDGLLVLDIVHAGEAPGTVYMFEEDDLIQNDDQRLSLHDIDLIDSLHMAEMVGKRPRMRVIGMEPKSYTEWGLEMTPEVQKTFPHFLDVSRKEVNRFIEEFNS, encoded by the coding sequence ATGAAGAAGCTACTTGTTTTGGGGGTGGGAAATATTCTACTCATGGATGAAGGCGTTGGCGTTCATGCCATTGAGGCTTTGCGCAAAGAAGAATGGCCTGAAAATGTTCACATGGTCGATGGCGGAACATTTACACAGGATCTTTTTCATGTACTGGAAGGGTATGATGGCCTTCTGGTGCTTGATATTGTTCACGCAGGAGAGGCTCCCGGAACAGTCTATATGTTTGAAGAAGATGATCTCATTCAAAATGATGATCAACGTTTATCTTTACACGATATTGATTTGATTGATTCTTTGCATATGGCCGAGATGGTTGGAAAAAGGCCAAGAATGCGCGTTATAGGTATGGAACCCAAAAGTTATACAGAATGGGGTCTGGAAATGACTCCTGAGGTTCAAAAAACTTTCCCGCATTTTCTGGACGTTTCAAGAAAAGAAGTGAACAGATTTATTGAAGAATTCAATAGCTGA